A part of Methanothrix sp. genomic DNA contains:
- a CDS encoding lysylphosphatidylglycerol synthase transmembrane domain-containing protein, with protein sequence MRFKEILRLAFGLMLVAFLLHRLGPGDVARTILSAKPAYVLMAVSVYSITFLILSTRWRMILHDMGVDVPLKSAYQAFAGGMILSDITPARIGELSRPLLVRERIEMSRGLASIVLDRLSDILTMFMLGACGVILFFRERGEVVLIPLVLAIVALASAAILHSRRAISEMLRSSDRLAPLALFFDSLTAVNDIRFVMTRSVLLTVIAWATHALRVHILASSVGQEPSLQMLFLMLPLVSALSLIPVSVSGLGLVEGGMAALLATQGIPASTGLSIAFMDRMVTVAFHIIAGWRAASRAI encoded by the coding sequence ATGAGATTCAAAGAGATCCTGCGGCTCGCATTCGGCCTGATGCTTGTGGCATTCCTGCTCCACAGGCTCGGCCCAGGAGACGTGGCGAGGACGATCCTCTCGGCAAAACCAGCGTATGTTCTCATGGCCGTCTCCGTATACTCCATAACGTTTCTCATCCTATCAACAAGATGGAGAATGATACTTCACGATATGGGCGTGGATGTACCCCTGAAATCGGCATACCAGGCATTCGCTGGCGGGATGATTCTCTCGGATATCACACCAGCGAGGATCGGGGAGCTCTCGCGGCCTCTTCTTGTGAGAGAGAGAATCGAGATGAGCAGGGGTCTCGCATCTATCGTCCTGGACAGGCTCTCTGATATCCTCACTATGTTCATGCTCGGAGCCTGTGGAGTTATTCTGTTCTTCCGGGAGCGAGGGGAGGTGGTTTTAATCCCGCTGGTGCTTGCGATCGTGGCTCTGGCCTCAGCTGCGATCCTGCACAGCAGAAGAGCGATCTCCGAAATGCTGAGAAGCTCGGATCGCCTTGCTCCGCTCGCCCTCTTCTTCGATTCCCTCACCGCCGTGAATGATATCAGGTTCGTCATGACAAGATCCGTTCTCCTGACCGTCATCGCCTGGGCCACACACGCTCTGAGAGTCCACATCCTCGCGAGCTCGGTGGGCCAAGAGCCATCGCTTCAGATGCTGTTTCTTATGCTGCCGCTGGTCAGCGCCCTCTCGCTCATACCGGTGAGCGTATCCGGCCTGGGTCTTGTCGAGGGCGGCATGGCAGCGCTCCTCGCCACACAGGGAATTCCGGCATCAACAGGCCTATCTATAGCTTTCATGGACCGGATGGTCACCGTGGCATTTCACATCATCGCAGGCTGGCGGGCGGCATCCAGAGCGATTTAG
- a CDS encoding DUF1616 domain-containing protein translates to MKDIPRDAVLTSTLLSIGIAGACLGVPLIAFPIILLLPGYTLTVALFPGNNDLDPIERLVMSIGLNVAVVCLIAVGIDALGLSLWNSRLLISLTIATAVFTVVSILRRRGKGNAYDVNLAELRIGVKRTVPILILVMAIAIALSMEEERPVELYLTDQKGDVPSYKSSDVRVVVANHAGKTSYSLDITGDGRTLSSHQFALDGESIWSMNLSSEEISNTSRLEISLYTEGKLIRRVHLLTKS, encoded by the coding sequence ATGAAAGATATTCCAAGGGATGCGGTTCTGACATCTACGCTGCTGTCCATCGGAATCGCGGGCGCATGCCTTGGGGTGCCATTGATTGCATTTCCGATTATCCTGCTCCTTCCCGGCTACACACTCACGGTGGCTTTGTTCCCCGGTAATAATGACCTCGATCCCATCGAGCGCCTGGTGATGAGCATTGGGCTGAATGTAGCTGTGGTGTGCCTGATTGCAGTGGGTATTGATGCACTGGGCCTGAGCCTCTGGAATTCAAGGCTCCTAATCTCTCTCACTATTGCAACTGCAGTCTTCACAGTCGTCTCCATATTAAGGAGACGGGGAAAGGGTAACGCGTATGATGTGAATCTTGCAGAGCTCAGGATCGGTGTCAAACGAACAGTTCCGATACTGATTCTTGTGATGGCGATCGCAATCGCTCTGAGCATGGAGGAGGAGAGGCCTGTCGAACTATACCTCACAGACCAGAAGGGGGATGTGCCATCATACAAGAGTTCAGATGTGAGAGTCGTTGTGGCTAACCATGCTGGTAAGACCAGCTACAGCCTGGATATCACCGGTGATGGGCGCACTCTGAGCAGCCACCAGTTCGCGCTCGATGGAGAATCTATCTGGTCGATGAACCTCAGCTCTGAGGAGATTAGTAACACATCCAGGCTGGAGATCTCACTCTACACAGAGGGCAAGCTGATCAGGCGGGTGCATCTCCTGACGAAATCCTGA
- a CDS encoding NAD-dependent epimerase/dehydratase family protein yields the protein MTALVTGGAGFIGSNLVEELVRRGEDVIVLDNLQTGSLRNLEGLDVEVVMMSCNDIPRLDVNAEMIYHLGIPSSSPMYKENPFLVGEALNGFISVMELARRCSARVVYASTSSLYNGLEPPHREDMEIRVTDYYTEARFAMERIAELYRRLFNVSSLGMRFFSVYGPREESKGKYANMITQFLWGMMRNEPPVIYGDGSQTRDFIYVKDVVRALILGMESDHNGVLNVGTGRAHSFNDVINTLSRKLGAEVKPRYVENPIKNYVQHTLADTRAAMDILGFRAEHDLESGIAELIGYYRA from the coding sequence TTGACAGCTCTCGTCACCGGAGGTGCTGGATTCATAGGCTCCAACCTGGTCGAGGAGCTTGTGAGAAGGGGCGAGGATGTCATCGTGCTTGACAACCTCCAGACTGGGAGCCTGAGGAACCTCGAGGGTCTCGATGTTGAGGTTGTGATGATGAGCTGCAATGACATCCCGCGGCTGGATGTCAACGCTGAGATGATATACCATCTGGGAATACCCTCATCCTCCCCGATGTACAAGGAGAACCCGTTTCTCGTGGGCGAGGCGCTGAACGGGTTCATCTCTGTGATGGAGCTGGCGCGAAGGTGCAGCGCCCGGGTCGTCTACGCGTCCACATCCTCCCTCTACAACGGGCTCGAGCCGCCCCACCGTGAGGACATGGAGATCAGGGTCACGGATTACTACACAGAGGCGAGGTTCGCGATGGAGCGGATCGCAGAGCTCTACAGAAGGCTCTTCAACGTCAGCTCCCTGGGGATGAGGTTCTTCTCCGTATATGGCCCTAGGGAGGAGTCGAAGGGGAAATACGCGAACATGATCACCCAGTTCCTGTGGGGCATGATGAGAAACGAGCCGCCTGTCATTTACGGAGACGGATCACAGACCAGGGATTTCATCTATGTAAAGGATGTGGTGAGAGCGCTCATCCTAGGGATGGAGTCTGATCACAATGGAGTCCTGAACGTCGGTACCGGCAGGGCCCACAGCTTCAATGATGTTATAAATACCCTGAGCAGGAAGCTCGGAGCTGAGGTAAAACCGAGGTACGTCGAGAACCCGATAAAAAACTACGTGCAGCACACGCTGGCGGACACAAGAGCTGCCATGGATATTCTCGGGTTCCGGGCGGAGCACGACCTGGAGAGCGGGATCGCCGAGCTGATAGGGTACTACAGAGCGTGA